tagaaaaaaaaaactccatttatattaatatttgtaATTCTTACCTCAACACGgataaaatagaaaagaaatacTTCCAGcttatagtattatttttactatattaattgttttaattattttttaacctCATTAATTCGTAACAAATACTCTCTCTCATTttatattattcttttattattcttttttttttcacttttctaCATTTGTTGCAGCGCTGCTAACCGCCATTCCTCTTCCGAATTGCCGCCGTCCTGCACCGCCACTCCTccgtatttaattttaataagttttcTTAGCTCGTGGTGATTATAAcggtttaatttagttttagatctaaaaatattGTTCTAGAATTTATTTGTATacattttattttctctttctctctctaaaaatattttttctaaatcgTGACTTCCCAGAAATATCAATAATATTAGTTTTTGATATTGATTATTGATATTTGTTTCAGTTTGAAATTCATTAGAAACGATTATTtcaatttcagatctaaaaatctgctgAAAAcgattttgtcacgacccaaatttatgagtcgcgaccggcgctagggaatgggagtggtagctccgaaacccgtagcaagcctaaaatcctgtgtaaatttttcgtaaatcaaatcatttttcatatatcaaaatacatgtgaccccattttacaaaaatatcagagttaGAATGCGCTAGACAAATACATAGaaaaaaacatctagactactgcggaccgctagaatgaaaaccttctttcacttcttgtgcaaatgacttccgagaattaaaacttcggaagcttgcaCTACTAGAAATCAGGGAATTCGCGAccgtaattagcgacggaatacacttccgtcgctaatttaggTAAATAACGACGGATATTGCGACGGACAAGGAGTCCGTCGCAATATCGGCTAAAAACGTTGGCGGGAGCCTTCCCGCCAGGTTTTTCCCTccgatttagcgacggattttgcaatccgtcgctaaactggACTAAAACTTTGGCGGGAGGCTTCCCGCCAGATTTTTCCCTccgatttagcgacggattttgcaatccgtcgctaaactggACTAACCCACCATGTTTTTCCCTTATAGTTAGCGACGGATagttaaatccgtcgctaatcatgAGGGAAAAAATGAAACTCAGCGTTTCATTaagtgtttagcgacggattgtaacttccgtcgctaaacacttAACGAAACGCTGAGTTTCATTTAAGTGcttgatttagcgacggaattaaaaatccgtcgctaaatctaAGGGTTTTATCGAGCAGTTTCCCTTCTcccttcattttcttttcttccttcATTTCACGCCGCCGCCAGACATTCTCTTCTCCCTTCACCGTTTCGTCCTCTCACGCCGCCGCCGCCGGAAAGTTTCCTCCTCTTCTTTTCaccttcctcctcctcctctttCCTTCCTTTTTCTGCCCACCTTGCATCCACCACCTCGATCTGCCGTCAACCGCTGCCAACCGCTGCCGTCAACCGCTGCCGTCGTCAACCGCCGCCGCAGGTAACATTCCTTTTTCTGCcactttaaattattaaatacaaaactctttaaattatagtttttttttgttttttttccttgaCAGCCACTGCCCCCTCCGTTCCCTGCTGCCAGTCCACCGCCGCCGTTCCCTGCTGCCAGTCCACCGCCGCCGTTCCCTGCTGCCAGTCCACCGCCGCCGTTCCCTGCTGCCAGTCCACCGCCGGGtaagttagttattttttaaaattttattagattAGGTTTAGGTATAAATtgattagattttaattaaattagattttaattaaattagatttaattgttattaggtttaaattaaattaatttaatattattatcattaaattatgaaattaatttagttgataGTATTAGATTAGATTATTGtttagttgatattaatttagttgatattaattaaattagttttaaatgtaattaggtttgaatttaatttttataataatatgaaAGTTATATGAAATTAGGTTAGTTTCTATATTTacgtaaatttattataataggaTAGATAATAATATGAAAGTTAATTGAAAAAACttgaaatcaaactttttatgttaattaatttgattagtaAAATTAGGTTATTCTATTAATGAAGTTAGTTAATTATGTTACGTGAATAGGatagttaattattaattttgattaatcgAGTAATATAATTGAGTGtattaattacaataaaatgaattagattaaaaattataaatttggttAAGTTGtatgttaatttgattttaattcttaataTACGTTTAATTGTGTTATTTGTTAGTTTTGAGAATTTAGCGTATTTGGTTAAGTATTGGTTATGTTGGATTGTGTATTGTTTGCCTGcaggatttccctgaaaaatgggcgaTGCTTGTTTTCAGGGGAAATGCTGCCGGATTTTCGTAAAAAATAGGATAATACTTCTAATGTTAAAATAATGTATCTGGATTATGGATTAATTTGTAGTGTTATGATAAGCTGATCCAAAACTAATACACTGTAGGTTTGCTTCCGACTACCTATATCCATTTGTAATCGATCTCCcttgcggttctgctcttcaacaagtaagtgttactgcatttttgtattcaatttatagtatttagagtaaattgaataacaattaaatttatttaacaaagattttattcacaccgaataaaatcttacctagccgtagaaacccgtcccgtgtgttcaagcgattgaacgacacgggattgtacgtgtgtacagttcgtaaaactgccgtcgtctgcgtaatttgatcacgaaaaaacatatatgtatggatatggtataaaaatattcggtagttttctggcgtatgttctccgggtggcaatttaatataggctgtgtaacgcttattccttacggaatatataattagcgttacacaccctatattatgtaatgcacctggggaacgacgccggaaggctgccgaatattttttccgtattcatgcatatatcgtgatcgaattatggggcgccagttttgcgaatgggataggaccctacccttttagcagtcaattacattgactttgctacgtTGAGCTTATGAACCAGTACGTAattgtacgtcctccagaaatgACCGCTTAGATCGGTCAAAACATTCAAGGGGTATTGTGTGAACGGGTTTAAATTCAATACTGAAGAATATGGGGAGGATCGGGTTACAATGAATAGCGGAGTTTGTGTAAAAGGATCACTCTACGGTCCGGCTGAAAGcgacttttatggagtgttgACTGACATTATcgagttagagtatccagctctaCCGATAAAAAGGACGGtcttatttaaatgtaattggtttGATCCTACGAAAAAAGTTGGTATGTTAGCCCATCCTCGGTATAACATAGTGGATGTTAATCACAGAAAGAGGTACAACAAATATGAACCCTTCATTTTAGCTGAACAGTCCGATCAAGTACATTACTTACCTTATCCTAGCAAAAGGCGAGACAAAAAAGACTGGTGGGCAGTATGCAAGATAAAAGCTCGCTCTGAGATAGACATGCCTGCAACAACTGTTCCAGCTTTCCAAGATGATAGTGCAGATCATCTGCTCGATGTCATAACAAATGAAGAACCGACAAATTTAGTTGATCCGAATGGCGAGGCGGACGAGGCTGCATTACACAACCCTCCATTAGTGGAGACGGAAGATGATTATCCACCATCTTCATCAGACGATGAAGACATTGGAGCGGCAGATAATATAGAAATTGCATGATTCGTTTAAGTGTCATTTATGTagaattttgacttttatttacaTTTGTTGATGTggtaactttattttgttaattataattatgtgttatggtttttataatagttgtgtttatttttttcttgtcgaatatttttttgtaatcttTTTTGCAGATATGAGAGGTTCAGGTGGTTCTTCTGCCGGCCGAGGCCGCGGTCGGGATATAGTTCAGGGACGCGGACGTGGACGCGGCGACCCAGAGCAGGATGCCCCTGAGGACTCGGATCCCGGGGCTGAGCAGCAGGTGCTAGCTGCTAGACCTGCGCCGCGGAGAGCGGCGAGACAGCCGCAACCACAGGGCCAGCCACCAGCGACGGACGAGACTGGGAGGGTTAGAGTTACACCAGATGCTGCAAGGTATGATtgacaacttttttttaaaaaataatttaatttaaaaaatgtgaaaactaagTGTTTTTTGTAATGTGCAGAGAAAAATTACTGGATAGCAGGAACGACAGCGGGACAGCATCTAGGGCGATCTTGCCCATTTTCCGATCTAGATGGTTTGCTGAGGGTTCCTCGTGGAAGAAGATTACATCAGAGCATAAGGGATTCTACTTCGAGGAGTTCAAGgttgttaaatatttaaaattttaaatatatgtttaactttctttttgatttctaattatatttattttttaatggtttgCAGAAGGGTTTTTGCTGGGACCCGACCTACCCTGAGGATCTGATTAGAGGGGTCTTCTACCGACATGCGGGCAATCGGTATAAAGATACTCTCCACAACATGAAGCCGGATAAAAAAGAGGGCAGTGTTAGTGCTGATACTTGGGCGTCATGGAAGCGAGACTGGGATACTGCTGAGGCTAAGAAAAAGTCCGATATAGCACGAGCTAATCGGATGAGTGAGCCGTCCGGAGCTGGCACCGGACCTGTTCGACATACCGCAGGATCGCGATCGGCTACGAGGCATAAGACAGTtatggtatgtttttaatattaataatcgtgttaaatattttgtttatctattaattaatttgttcatTTCATATAATAGACTGAGGAGCTTGGTCGAGAGCCCACTTTGGCTGAGTTGCATGTACGGTTGCACCTGACCAAAGCAGATCGGACTGTCTTTGTTGACAAGAgatcaaaggataaaaatgtaagtttattttaaccttAAGTGACAGTTTAATATGACTtatatataactttaattatataGACGTTGTTCATAGGATGTTTACGTGTTTGTTGTGGGTGTTGTGATTGCTGTTAATTATAGTTGAACACAGTGTCTGTAGTTTTTGgaggatgtccctgaaaaatgggtgatgatcaAATTATAGACTAAATGCTGCCCAATTTTAGTTAGAAATGTAGgtttaactaatttaaaaatttgtattttttaaatctcaGGACCGTTTTCAGGCAGAGCTTGCTGCAGCAACACAGTCTCAGGCAGCTGGAGAAGGGAGTTCGTCGACTCCAGAGCCGATCGACGAGAACGAGCTGTTTTTGTCTCTCGAGGCAGTCAAGAAGCAGCGAGTCTACGGTATTGGATCGGCTTCAGCATCCTACATCGGCCAGAGCAGCGCTAGCCGATTGCGCCGCGGCGGATCATCCCAGCAGGGGAACGTTAGTACTGAGGACATAGAGCAGCGTATTGCTAGGGAGGTTGAGGAGCGGCTCGAGCAGCGGATtcgtactgtggaggcgggtttcgaagagcgggtcgagcagcggatccgtagtgtggaggcgggtttcgacgagcggatccgtactgagcTTGCGCGGCTGATGACTACACTCCCACCCGAGTTACGCCCGCAGTTCCCACCACCCCCACCCCCTCCTGCTGATGACACCACCAGTTTAGAGTAGGCTTGTGATACACTTCgacatatttatgttttttgttcgtatactttaatattaatgttttttgtatgctttttgacgtttatatatatatatatatattacggatttggttatatatatttattgtttcttatgtATGTGAATGGTATATTTAACAGGTCTAACGAATaacagaaaaaatatgaaaataagccgtaaaaaaataaaattttgccaAAAATAGGTAATTTAGCGACTACCTGTtttaactttagcgacggaatttccgtcgctaattaacCATGACACGACTGTTTCTTGCagttggcgacggatttttccgtcgccaaTTGAAAGAAACAGCGACggaattaccgacggaatttccgtcgcccagttagcgacggaaattccgtcggtaatccgtcggaAAATTGGTCGGCTGGCCGACCAATTTACCGACCTTCTGCCTCCAACTTACCGACGGAATATTCCGTCGGTAAGTTGGCGACAGACAGTGTTTTGGGTCGCTATTACAATTAGCGACCCAAAATTTACCGACGGACGtagtccgtcggtaatccgtcgctaattgtaattagcgacggatctcaggtgtttagcgacggatatttccgtcgctaaacacctgttttctagtagtgttgactcttcaaatcatatcatactatccctgaaaaatgggaggaacaacggggtcagtataaaactgagtgagttcaccaaaattacacgcaatatcacataaagggttaaaatccATTGAAAATCCATtctatatatcaaaattaatctTTTGACATCATATTGCGTAtcttctttactttccttcataattctttgtttatttcataaacttatagtttataagtatttgtcgtccttgatttcttattatgatattgatatttttctttctcattttgttgcattagttttcgaccgaatcttaaatctaagtttatattatcatgattctaagtcgaactaaatcattggcaagtctcttgtgacttgatcatt
This window of the Mercurialis annua linkage group LG5, ddMerAnnu1.2, whole genome shotgun sequence genome carries:
- the LOC126682391 gene encoding uncharacterized protein LOC126682391, giving the protein MRGSGGSSAGRGRGRDIVQGRGRGRGDPEQDAPEDSDPGAEQQVLAARPAPRRAARQPQPQGQPPATDETGRVRVTPDAAREKLLDSRNDSGTASRAILPIFRSRWFAEGSSWKKITSEHKGFYFEEFKKGFCWDPTYPEDLIRGVFYRHAGNRYKDTLHNMKPDKKEGSVSADTWASWKRDWDTAEAKKKSDIARANRMSEPSGAGTGPVRHTAGSRSATRHKTVMTEELGREPTLAELHVRLHLTKADRTVFVDKRSKDKNDRFQAELAAATQSQAAGEGSSSTPEPIDENELFLSLEAVKKQRVYGIGSASASYIGQSSASRLRRGGSSQQGNVSTEDIEQRIAREVEERLEQRIRTVEAGFEERVEQRIRSVEAGFDERIRTELARLMTTLPPELRPQFPPPPPPPADDTTSLE